ATGATTTAATCATCCTGGGCGCCGGGCCGGCCGGATTGACCGCCGGTATTTATGCCGGCCGGGCCAAGATAAAAACCCTGATCCTCGGGGCCGATCCGGGAGGGAACCCCCTCAGGTATGAGCTGATCGGCAATTATCCCGGGTTTCCCCAAGGGGTGCCGGGGGCTCAACTGATGACCGGCATGATCATGCAGGTGAATCTCCTGGGCGTGGAAATGGTCCACCAGAATGCCGTCAAGATCTCCTTCCTTGAGAGAGGACAAAAGATATTCACCGACGGCGAAGAATATGCTTCCAATGCCTTAATCGTCGCCAGCGGCTCGTCTCCTATCAAAATGGATGTTCCGGGGGAAAAGGAATTCAGGGGTCAGGGGATTTATTATTGTGCCCATTGCGATGCCCCGGTGTTTCAGGCCATGAATAAATCCAAGGCCGCAGTAATCGGCGGTGGAAATTCCGCCCTTCATACGGCCCTGCATGTCACGCGCTATGCCGATGAAGTGAC
This portion of the Deltaproteobacteria bacterium genome encodes:
- a CDS encoding FAD-dependent oxidoreductase, which produces MTIPYDLIILGAGPAGLTAGIYAGRAKIKTLILGADPGGNPLRYELIGNYPGFPQGVPGAQLMTGMIMQVNLLGVEMVHQNAVKISFLERGQKIFTDGEEYASNALIVASGSSPIKMDVPGEKEFRGQGIYYCAHCDAPVFQAMNKSKAAVIGGGNSALHTALHVTRYADEVTVIYRGTKLRAEQPVQEAALANPKIRIMLDQEVEAVQGENQQVHSLMLKDRKTGRQTKFPTDGVFVGIGMKPNSELFDGLLALNAEGFIRVNLQMETSVPGVFAAGDVIDKTLRQIITAAGDGAVAADSAQKYLETNLSG